Proteins from a genomic interval of Helicoverpa zea isolate HzStark_Cry1AcR chromosome 31, ilHelZeax1.1, whole genome shotgun sequence:
- the LOC124644956 gene encoding transmembrane protein 208 — translation MAPAPKGKPPTKGAKQILVENSETVSFYRNMSLAAAALYGTATVSLYWDNLTTGIIFLNVLLLAIYGGCYQIMRYISRPTYSDNSQLIDPGLDLNMEGGMGEHVKDIVILSAITHVLAVISNYFFLLLLLIPVRAFWLLWVNVLGPWFFQEAPQDTEQDEKKKKKLERKMKRYQQ, via the exons ATGGCTCCG gCTCCAAAAGGCAAACCTCCCACCAAAGGTGCTAAACAGATATTGGTGGAGAATTCAGAAACAGTCAGTTTCTACCGCAACATGTCTCTTGCAGCCGCAGCCTTGTACGGAACTGCCACCGTTAGCTTGTACTGGGACAACTTAACAACGGGAATTATT TTCCTGAATGTTCTTCTTTTGGCAATATATGGAGGGTGCTATCAAATTATGAGATACATCAGTCGGCCCACTTATTCCGACAACAGCCAGCTCATCGATCCTGGTCTTGATTTGAATATGGAAGGTGGTATGGGcga ACATGTGAAAGATATAGTGATATTGTCAGCAATCACACACGTGCTTGCAGTGATATcaaactatttctttttgctGCTTCTGCTGATACCAGTGAGAGCCTTCTGGCTGCTCTGGGTCAACGTGCTAGGACCTTGGTTCTTCCAAGAGGCCCCGCAAGACACAGAACAagatgaaaagaaaaagaaaaaattagAAAGAAAAATGAAAAGATATCAGCAATAA
- the LOC124644903 gene encoding clavesin-2-like, whose amino-acid sequence MTTASMLLTVTTTWNVSTDKIDKEGCLGLGIKHVTAEAAKEVRESPSTKEQALAIMREWIQQNIDIKNVRLDESFLLRFLRHKKYSIPMAQQTLLKYLSLRRYYPEISKNLDCDDPKLRDILNNGYIVVSPVRDSKGRRVIVYNMNKFNANKYNCWDMCRAHMLVYESLLEDSLDQMCGYVHVGDGSGVTGAHITTWNPTDFARLMKWGEQSVPMRHKEFHCVNVPSALKYIVDFAISKVTPKMAERLNMHTNLKQLHQHINIECLPTGYGGPLKIEDMVKFTTQIVNAQRKKVLDLDTMEIISTRGIISSRKPTTNIVNGDVSVQGSFRKLEID is encoded by the exons ATGACAACTGCAAGTATGCTCCTGACTGTGACAACAACCTGGAATGTTTCCACCGATAAGATTGACAAAGAAGGATGTTTGGGGCTTGGAATAAAGCATGTTACTGCTGAGGCCGCCAAGGAAGTCCGCGAGAGCCCATCGACTAAGGAGCAGGCGTTGGCCATCATGAGAGAGTGGATACAGCAGAATATTGATATCAAAAACGTCAGGCTGG atgaaTCGTTCCTACTTCGGTTTTTACGTCATAAGAAGTACAGCATTCCGATGGCCCAACAAACTCTCCTAAAATACTTGAGCCTGAGAAGATATTACCCAGAAATATCCAAGAACCTTGATTGCGATGACCCTAAACTACGGGATATTCTCAACAACgg GTACATAGTGGTTTCACCGGTTCGAGACAGCAAGGGTCGTCGGGTCATCGTTTACAATATGA ACAAATTCAACGCTAACAAGTACAACTGCTGGGACATGTGCCGGGCCCACATGCTGGTGTACGAGAGCTTGCTGGAAGACTCCTTGGACCAGATGTGTGGGTACGTGCACGTGGGGGACGGCAGCGGAGTCACCGGCGCACATATCACCACCTGGAACCCCACAGACTTCGCCCGCCTCATGAAatggggagag CAATCGGTGCCCATGCGTCACAAGGAGTTTCACTGTGTGAATGTACCAAGTGCTCTCAAATATATCGTCGATTTCGCTATTAGCAAAGTCACGCCGAAAATGGCTGAGAGACTCAAC atgcaCACAAACCTGAAACAGCTGCACCAGCATATAAACATCGAGTGCCTCCCTACGGGCTACGGAGGACCACTGAAAATCGAAGATATGGTCAAATTCACCACACAGATTGTCAACGCGCAGAGAAAGAAAGTTCTAGACCTCGACACAATGGAAATCATCAGTACCCGAGGCATTATTTCTTCAAGAAAACCCACCACCAATATAGTAAATGGCGACGTTTCGGTACAAGGAAGCTTCAGAAAGTTAGAGATAGATTAG
- the LOC124644904 gene encoding peptidoglycan-recognition protein 2-like, producing the protein MQPLYSVDHETRHNINHDTEENVERPAENTPLLRRFPQTIPERSTRTTVIVSLLLIILISGVIIGIYLLVLQNDSENVLPPVEMPLQLVSRSQWDPSNSSQSALRSFPYRLRAVTVVHTDTKQCSSTETCTNLLMDMQNNATEANSTLRYNFLISSNGQTYEGLGWLKCLPETQRNTPSGLLLAFIGNFTEIPPTRSQLQEAKNFFATSVSQQYLHPTYHIYGKNTKETPAPLIKSLKTFPQFSSEFSDPI; encoded by the exons ATGCAGCCATTATATTCCGTtg ATCATGAGACGAGACACAACATAAATCATGATACAGAAGAAAATGTGGAAAGGCCTGCGGAAAACACACCGCTGCTGCGTCGCTTCCCTCAAACCATACCTGAAAGGAGCACACGGACTACAGTCATAGTTAGCTTGTTACTGATAATATTAATCTCTGGTGTCATAATTGGAATTTATCTCCTCGTCTTACAAAATGACTCTG AAAATGTCCTTCCTCCAGTGGAAATGCCTCTACAATTAGTGAGTAGATCTCAATGGGATCCTAGTAACAGTTCCCAGAGTGCATTGAGATCTTTCCCATACAGACTTAGGGCTGTCACGGTCGTTCACACGGACACCAAACAATGTTCAAGTACGGAGACATGTACAAACCTACTGATGGACATGCAG AACAATGCTACGGAGGCAAATAGCACGCTTCGGTACAATTTTTTGATATCGTCCAACGGGCAGACTTACGAAGGTCTTGGATGGCTCAAGTGTTTACCAGAAACTCAAAGAAACACCCCATCAGGGCTACTCTTAGCCTTTATAG GTAATTTTACCGAAATCCCACCAACTCGATCCCAGCTGCAGGAAGCCAAAAACTTCTTCGCTACGTCTGTAAGTCAACAGTATTTGCACCCAACGTATCATATTTATGGTAAAAATACTAAAGAGACCCCAGCTCCGCTTATAAAAAGCCTTAAAACATTCCCTCAGTTTAGCAGTGAGTTTTCAGATCCAATATAA